From the genome of Psychrobacter sp. M13:
AGCACTTTGGTTTTGCCGCGCTGAGTCTTTTTGTCCACGCGTTTACGTTTAGCGTTCCTGCTTGGTTTCGTAGCCTTGCGAGTTTTGGTGACGTAAGTGGCTTTTTTGATAAAGCTCTGCAAGCGTTCAAAAGCGTCGGCTTTATTTTTTTCTTGGGTGCGAAACTGCTGAGCTTTGATAATAAGTACGCCATCTTTGGTAATACGTCCATCTTTACTATCGATGAGCCGCTGTTTATTAACAGTGCTTAGACTGGATGCGGTTATATCAAAACGTAGGTGTATGGCGGAAGATACTTTATTGACATTTTGACCGCCTGCTCCTTGCGCACGAATAGCGGTAATCTCAATCTCACTATCATCGAGGCTAATACTAGGTGTAATAAAGATCATAGCGTTTTACTAAGGTGTATTGAATAAGGTATGTTGAATGATTAACGAGGTTTTATCATAACCTATTATTAAATGTTCGGCCACTTTGCCAATAGCTGACGACAACGCT
Proteins encoded in this window:
- the arfB gene encoding alternative ribosome rescue aminoacyl-tRNA hydrolase ArfB, yielding MIFITPSISLDDSEIEITAIRAQGAGGQNVNKVSSAIHLRFDITASSLSTVNKQRLIDSKDGRITKDGVLIIKAQQFRTQEKNKADAFERLQSFIKKATYVTKTRKATKPSRNAKRKRVDKKTQRGKTKVLRGKVDY